One genomic region from Vibrio cyclitrophicus encodes:
- a CDS encoding DUF3413 domain-containing protein, giving the protein MVDSANSYSDRVSRLVGWGHWFAFFNIIAAMLIGTRYITQSAWPETLLGQFYLAASWVGHFGFLVFALYLLVLFPLTFILPSRKLLRLVAVCFATIGLTVLLIDTQTYQNINLHLTPVVWEVLFSGEESAFTSDLQHLFIVMPLIFLLQLGLSEWVWRKQRKLSHKHIGRPITAVFFLCFISSHLTYMWADAFFYNPITSQKANFPLSYPMTAKSFMEKHGLLDREEYLQRLEENKENVNLVSYPLEKIQYNRRSDDLNILMVSVNNLRSDALNAAAMPNSYAFSQQAINFTNHYSSSNDMFGIFGLFYGLPSSYSSSIRAQGSNAVLFDVLDNHNYKFAAFSGDNFDDPLYSEIIFRGRDVMPEQATYDDQSAIQAWSDWVQSPDTKGPWFNFIELTTLDNFSNYDASSDPALSTEERFAADYKKSAQAADSQLATIYAELERLELSDNTVVVITSNHGTEFNETKTNSWGANSNYSRYQLQVPLVISWPGKSPSEYTHRSSHLDVSVTLMQELLGVSSNPTDFSSGRSLFDERKRKWILAGDSRELALVTDKQTTVLDKFGNYKLYDQDYKRLKDVSPRLPVLMQGLTELQRFYTKND; this is encoded by the coding sequence ATGGTAGACAGCGCAAACTCATATAGCGATCGTGTATCTCGACTGGTTGGTTGGGGTCATTGGTTTGCATTTTTCAACATCATTGCGGCGATGTTGATCGGTACTCGTTATATTACTCAATCGGCTTGGCCTGAAACCCTATTGGGTCAGTTTTATTTAGCTGCATCGTGGGTTGGTCATTTTGGCTTTTTAGTCTTCGCTCTCTATCTATTAGTGCTGTTCCCACTCACTTTTATTCTTCCGTCGAGGAAGTTACTACGTTTGGTTGCCGTTTGCTTCGCGACCATAGGTTTAACTGTCCTGTTAATTGATACCCAAACGTATCAAAATATAAACCTCCACCTGACACCTGTCGTGTGGGAGGTTTTATTCAGTGGCGAGGAATCTGCATTCACTTCTGATTTGCAGCACCTGTTCATTGTTATGCCGCTCATCTTCTTATTACAGCTAGGCCTATCTGAATGGGTTTGGCGTAAGCAACGTAAACTGTCTCATAAGCACATCGGCCGACCAATTACGGCAGTGTTCTTTTTGTGTTTCATCAGTAGCCACCTAACTTATATGTGGGCTGATGCGTTTTTCTATAATCCAATTACAAGCCAAAAAGCCAACTTCCCACTGTCTTACCCTATGACAGCGAAAAGCTTTATGGAAAAACATGGCCTACTAGACCGTGAAGAGTACCTCCAGCGCTTAGAAGAGAACAAAGAAAACGTAAATCTAGTTAGCTACCCGCTAGAAAAGATTCAATACAATCGACGCAGTGATGATCTCAACATCCTGATGGTCAGCGTAAATAACCTGCGTTCTGATGCGCTAAACGCTGCAGCAATGCCAAACAGCTACGCTTTCTCTCAACAAGCAATCAACTTTACTAACCATTACAGTTCTAGTAATGACATGTTTGGTATTTTTGGCTTGTTCTATGGGCTGCCAAGTAGCTACTCAAGCAGCATCCGAGCTCAAGGCTCAAATGCCGTACTGTTCGATGTTTTAGACAATCATAATTATAAGTTCGCAGCATTCAGTGGCGATAATTTCGACGATCCACTTTACTCGGAAATCATTTTCCGTGGTCGTGATGTTATGCCAGAGCAAGCAACTTATGATGACCAAAGTGCTATCCAAGCTTGGTCTGATTGGGTGCAATCACCAGACACTAAGGGTCCTTGGTTCAACTTTATTGAGCTAACGACACTCGACAACTTTTCGAATTACGATGCAAGCTCTGATCCTGCGTTAAGTACTGAAGAGCGCTTTGCGGCCGATTACAAAAAATCAGCACAAGCAGCCGATAGCCAGTTAGCGACTATTTACGCGGAATTAGAACGCCTAGAGCTTAGCGATAATACTGTAGTGGTCATCACTTCGAATCACGGTACTGAATTTAACGAAACCAAGACAAACAGCTGGGGTGCAAACTCGAACTACAGTCGCTATCAGTTGCAGGTTCCTTTAGTTATCAGCTGGCCAGGTAAGTCTCCCTCTGAGTACACACATCGTTCAAGTCACTTAGATGTGTCTGTCACATTGATGCAAGAACTACTGGGTGTGTCTTCAAACCCAACAGACTTCAGCAGCGGTCGCAGCCTGTTTGATGAGCGTAAGAGAAAATGGATACTAGCGGGCGATTCTCGTGAATTGGCGCTTGTTACCGACAAGCAAACAACAGTGCTCGACAAGTTTGGCAACTATAAACTGTACGACCAGGATTATAAGCGCTTAAAAGACGTAAGCCCGCGCTTACCAGTGTTGATGCAAGGCCTAACTGAGCTACAGCGTTTCTACACAAAAAATGACTAA
- a CDS encoding YejL family protein, translating to MPIISKYTDAQVEKILAEVGAVLSKHKASPELSLMIAGNIATNVLNQNVAASQRKGIAEKFAEALIFSLEDKKSH from the coding sequence ATGCCGATTATATCTAAATACACAGATGCACAAGTTGAAAAAATCCTAGCTGAAGTGGGTGCTGTTCTATCTAAGCACAAAGCTTCACCAGAACTTTCACTGATGATCGCTGGAAATATCGCAACCAATGTCTTAAATCAGAACGTTGCTGCTTCACAACGCAAAGGAATTGCTGAAAAATTTGCCGAGGCTTTAATTTTTTCTCTTGAAGATAAAAAGTCTCACTAA
- a CDS encoding DUF3080 domain-containing protein, with protein MAAKSTGNPQMNVGPLSNLVKHSALFCLTVMLAGCFSDGPGDLFDDYQTKIARVQDVDEIKEEWEFENLPRKRELLIDVPSLSIGLIDSYQLRQCRLFNLIAERNSVLGKVTDEFRNYDYQVALLAGVGKCLSGRELDSEVVELLKEIEQQKLAQFPLHQWNLIYASDAMQSQMRGSQWLRADVGDQVRQTSDALGHINQALNTSLVSGKTIEVQEVLEKSSTLGDLYYSLARASVELDTITKQLTTFDDSIICGKQRDTTKFRYLNNVFEQQYIGKVQPYMAQLDGYYQQLAPQLGMFDAQPELHNYYFPIQDAHQAFRSSTRRHVDYWQQLFKRCGRKVGR; from the coding sequence ATGGCAGCGAAATCGACTGGTAACCCACAGATGAATGTAGGCCCTCTCTCAAACCTAGTAAAGCACTCAGCGCTGTTTTGTCTGACGGTAATGCTAGCTGGCTGCTTCAGTGATGGCCCCGGAGACTTATTCGACGACTACCAAACCAAGATAGCCAGAGTACAAGATGTTGACGAGATAAAAGAGGAATGGGAATTTGAAAACCTACCGAGAAAAAGAGAACTGTTGATTGACGTGCCATCGCTTTCTATCGGTCTCATCGACAGTTACCAGCTTCGTCAGTGTCGATTGTTCAACCTGATTGCAGAAAGAAACTCCGTACTTGGAAAAGTCACCGACGAGTTTCGCAATTATGATTATCAAGTCGCCCTACTTGCAGGTGTTGGGAAATGTTTATCCGGTAGAGAATTAGACTCTGAGGTCGTAGAACTACTCAAAGAAATCGAGCAGCAAAAACTCGCACAATTTCCACTGCACCAATGGAATCTCATCTATGCAAGCGATGCCATGCAGTCACAAATGCGTGGTAGTCAGTGGTTACGTGCAGATGTCGGCGATCAGGTACGACAAACCAGTGATGCATTAGGACATATCAATCAAGCGTTAAACACATCGCTCGTTTCGGGCAAAACCATTGAGGTTCAAGAAGTATTAGAGAAGAGTTCGACCCTTGGGGATTTGTATTACTCACTCGCTCGTGCATCGGTTGAGCTTGATACCATCACCAAGCAACTCACTACTTTCGATGACAGTATAATCTGTGGTAAACAACGAGACACCACTAAGTTTCGCTATCTCAACAATGTGTTCGAGCAGCAATATATAGGCAAAGTTCAGCCCTACATGGCGCAGCTGGATGGCTACTATCAGCAGTTAGCCCCGCAACTAGGGATGTTTGACGCGCAACCTGAACTGCACAATTATTACTTTCCCATTCAAGATGCACATCAGGCCTTTCGATCATCAACTCGTCGCCACGTGGACTATTGGCAGCAGCTGTTTAAGCGCTGCGGACGAAAGGTCGGGCGCTAA
- a CDS encoding SDR family oxidoreductase — MSVIFITGANRGIGLSLTQQYLKGNHKVYATYRDASSAKGLISLADHNTNLICIQLEITDYQAVSQLPSQIPAIDILINNAGYYGPKGYGLGNTDVEEWRRVFEVNTIAPLKLVETLLPVLENSDVKKVACLSSRVGSMTENTSGGGYIYRSSKAALNSVVKSLSNDLTNNGFTVLALHPGWVQTEMGGPNALIDTDISASGLIEVIESANTEVSGHFFNFDGSEIDW; from the coding sequence ATGAGCGTTATTTTTATTACTGGAGCGAACCGCGGCATTGGCTTAAGCCTGACTCAACAATACTTGAAAGGTAATCACAAGGTGTACGCAACTTACCGTGACGCCTCTTCAGCCAAAGGCCTGATCTCACTTGCAGACCACAACACCAACCTAATCTGCATTCAGTTAGAAATAACCGATTACCAAGCGGTGAGCCAACTTCCCTCTCAAATTCCTGCGATCGATATATTGATTAACAATGCTGGCTACTACGGGCCAAAAGGCTACGGTCTGGGCAATACCGATGTTGAAGAGTGGCGCCGTGTTTTTGAAGTCAACACCATTGCGCCATTGAAACTTGTCGAAACGCTATTACCTGTTCTAGAAAACAGTGACGTGAAAAAGGTCGCTTGCTTGTCTTCTCGAGTGGGCAGCATGACAGAAAACACCTCTGGCGGCGGCTACATCTATCGTTCCTCTAAAGCCGCGCTAAACTCCGTGGTGAAGAGCTTAAGCAACGACTTAACCAATAACGGCTTCACTGTATTAGCACTGCATCCAGGCTGGGTACAGACAGAAATGGGCGGGCCGAATGCTCTGATCGACACTGACATTTCTGCTTCTGGCCTTATTGAAGTCATCGAGTCAGCGAATACCGAAGTCAGTGGTCACTTCTTCAATTTCGATGGCAGCGAAATCGACTGGTAA
- a CDS encoding histone deacetylase family protein, which produces MIPLIYHPIYSQLPLPEGHRYPINKYQLLHGAVEALMDSDPLWKSQFEVFQPMPVSVEQVKQVHDSEYVDLLISGNLPAAKMRRIGFPWSEQLIERTLYSSGGTCLAAEMAIESGFAIHLSGGYHHAHHDFGSGFCLLNDLVLAAKHALTFEHIDKVLIVDSDVHHGDGTATLCQENDDIITLSFHCDKNFPARKPLSDLDVPLSRETGDEEFLRCFEQVTKLAIAHHQPDLIVYDAGIDIHQDDELGYLNVSTQGIFERDCLMVSLAKLESIPMACVVGGGYRTQHQDLVPIHMQLLKAAYEIYG; this is translated from the coding sequence ATGATTCCTTTAATTTACCACCCAATTTATTCGCAGTTACCTTTGCCAGAAGGGCACCGCTACCCAATCAACAAATATCAGTTGTTACACGGTGCTGTTGAAGCACTAATGGATAGCGATCCTCTATGGAAGAGTCAGTTTGAAGTCTTCCAACCAATGCCAGTTTCGGTTGAACAGGTAAAACAGGTTCACGATAGTGAGTATGTGGATTTGCTTATTTCAGGTAATTTGCCCGCGGCGAAAATGAGACGCATCGGTTTCCCGTGGAGTGAACAACTTATTGAGAGAACACTCTACTCAAGCGGTGGAACTTGCTTGGCCGCTGAAATGGCGATAGAGAGTGGTTTCGCGATTCATTTGAGTGGTGGTTATCATCACGCACACCATGATTTTGGTAGCGGCTTTTGTTTGTTGAACGATCTGGTGTTAGCGGCAAAACATGCGCTGACCTTTGAACATATCGATAAAGTGCTTATCGTCGACAGCGATGTTCATCATGGTGATGGTACAGCGACTCTATGCCAAGAGAATGACGATATTATTACTCTATCGTTCCATTGCGATAAAAACTTTCCTGCACGTAAACCGCTATCCGATTTGGATGTGCCATTAAGCCGTGAAACCGGAGATGAAGAGTTTCTGCGCTGTTTCGAACAAGTTACCAAGTTGGCTATTGCTCATCACCAACCTGATCTGATCGTTTATGATGCGGGCATTGATATTCACCAAGACGATGAGCTGGGCTATTTGAATGTCTCGACACAAGGGATATTTGAGCGCGACTGTTTGATGGTCAGTCTCGCAAAATTAGAGTCTATTCCTATGGCGTGTGTGGTTGGTGGTGGATATCGGACTCAGCATCAAGATCTGGTTCCTATTCACATGCAATTATTGAAAGCAGCTTATGAAATTTATGGTTAA
- a CDS encoding NAD(P)H nitroreductase, with translation MDALDLLLNRRSIAKLSDPAPEGVALENIIKAGLRAPDHGALTPWRFVIAQGSGLQKLSDILVRAAQADQSEEAVIEKVKKAPFRAPMVITIIAKVTEHEKVPAFEQHLSAGCAAQAMQMAAVAQGFQGFWRSGKWMFHPEVHQAFGMEGDDEIVGFLYLGTPGCTPMKVPEREFSKFVEFL, from the coding sequence ATGGATGCTTTGGATCTATTGCTCAACAGACGCTCAATCGCCAAACTCTCTGATCCAGCACCTGAAGGTGTCGCGTTAGAAAATATCATCAAAGCGGGCTTACGAGCTCCAGACCATGGTGCATTGACACCTTGGCGTTTTGTTATCGCGCAAGGTTCAGGTTTACAAAAACTCTCTGACATTTTAGTTCGTGCAGCACAAGCTGACCAAAGCGAAGAAGCGGTGATTGAGAAAGTAAAGAAAGCGCCGTTTCGAGCTCCAATGGTGATCACAATCATCGCAAAGGTAACTGAGCACGAAAAAGTGCCAGCGTTCGAACAACACCTGTCTGCGGGTTGCGCTGCACAAGCAATGCAAATGGCCGCTGTCGCGCAAGGTTTCCAAGGTTTTTGGCGTTCAGGGAAATGGATGTTCCATCCAGAAGTTCACCAAGCATTTGGCATGGAAGGTGATGACGAAATTGTTGGTTTTTTATATTTGGGTACTCCGGGCTGTACGCCAATGAAAGTGCCAGAGCGTGAATTCTCAAAGTTCGTCGAGTTCTTATAG
- a CDS encoding DNA topoisomerase III: protein MSRLIIAEKPSLGRAIAAALPNPQKKDQGFIKCGNGDVVTWCIGHLLEQVEPDAYDDRYKKWNLADLPIVPEQWQLRPRKTSSKQLTVIRKLLKDATQIVHAGDPDREGQLLVDEVIDYCKVSKAKKESMDRLLISDLNLPAVKRALSQMRSNRDFIPLSISALARSRADWLYGMNMTRAYTLLGQKAGYQGVLSVGRVQTPVLGLVVRRDEEIENFIPKDYFTLHALIPYQNNGQSFDIRARWKPSEACKPWQDEEGRVLNRKLVENVANRIANQPATVTESEQKQSKQAAPLPYSLSALQIDASKRFGMSAQQVLDTCQSLYEKHKLITYPRSDSRYLPKDHYSQRESVVDAIANNAKELQSGAQGADLSLKSKAWNDSKVDAHHAIIPTPKKSSVNGLSANEMKIYQQIARQYLMQFYPPAIFADAKLVFDIAGGVFIAKGRQLINPGWKALMGKTDTEEKGDGTDAVPPLDKGSVLTCREGVIGDKKTEPPKHFTEATLLQAMTGIARFVANKDLKAILKETDGLGTEATRAGILDTLFKRQLLTRQGKSIHSSPAGRGLIHALPEGSTFPDMTAHWEHQLQGMAERNQAYQPFMQALESKIDGLMGKVKTGEVPESLRHLPKVERPAFKRRKGGGAKSSANKGTYAKKGTYAKKGTKS, encoded by the coding sequence ATGTCTCGTCTTATCATTGCTGAAAAACCAAGCCTAGGCCGCGCGATTGCCGCCGCATTACCGAATCCACAGAAGAAAGACCAAGGGTTTATCAAATGTGGAAATGGGGACGTGGTGACTTGGTGCATTGGACACTTATTGGAACAGGTTGAGCCGGATGCTTATGATGACCGTTATAAGAAGTGGAACTTAGCTGATCTGCCTATTGTGCCAGAGCAATGGCAACTGAGACCGCGTAAGACTTCAAGCAAACAGCTTACGGTGATCCGAAAGCTATTGAAAGACGCCACACAAATTGTCCATGCGGGTGACCCAGATAGAGAAGGGCAACTGCTAGTCGATGAAGTGATCGACTATTGCAAGGTATCCAAGGCCAAGAAAGAGTCGATGGACAGGCTGCTGATCAGCGATTTGAACTTACCAGCGGTAAAGCGTGCGCTCTCTCAAATGCGCAGTAACCGAGACTTTATTCCACTGTCTATTTCTGCTTTAGCACGCTCTAGAGCCGATTGGCTGTATGGCATGAACATGACCCGAGCTTACACCTTGCTGGGTCAAAAGGCGGGTTACCAAGGCGTGTTGTCGGTAGGGCGAGTGCAAACGCCAGTACTTGGTTTGGTTGTAAGACGTGATGAAGAAATTGAGAATTTCATTCCTAAAGATTACTTCACTCTGCACGCTTTGATCCCTTATCAAAACAACGGCCAGAGCTTTGATATTCGAGCGCGTTGGAAACCAAGCGAAGCATGTAAACCATGGCAAGATGAAGAAGGCCGAGTGCTCAATCGAAAGCTGGTTGAGAACGTGGCTAACCGAATTGCGAATCAACCCGCGACGGTAACGGAATCAGAGCAAAAACAAAGTAAACAAGCTGCGCCACTGCCTTATTCGCTGTCAGCACTGCAGATTGATGCGTCTAAGCGTTTTGGTATGAGTGCTCAGCAGGTGTTAGATACGTGTCAGTCGTTGTACGAGAAACACAAACTCATCACTTACCCGCGTTCTGATAGCCGCTATTTACCGAAAGATCACTACTCACAACGAGAGTCGGTCGTGGATGCTATCGCTAACAATGCGAAAGAGCTGCAAAGTGGTGCTCAAGGTGCGGACCTTTCTCTTAAATCCAAAGCATGGAACGACAGCAAGGTCGATGCTCACCACGCGATAATTCCTACTCCGAAAAAGTCATCGGTGAACGGCCTATCTGCCAATGAGATGAAGATCTATCAGCAAATCGCTCGTCAGTATCTAATGCAATTCTACCCACCTGCTATTTTTGCCGATGCCAAGTTAGTCTTTGATATTGCTGGTGGTGTGTTCATTGCGAAAGGGCGTCAGCTTATTAACCCTGGTTGGAAGGCGTTGATGGGTAAAACAGATACCGAAGAGAAGGGGGATGGAACTGATGCGGTTCCACCGCTAGATAAAGGTTCTGTGTTGACGTGTCGTGAAGGTGTGATTGGCGATAAGAAAACCGAGCCGCCAAAACACTTCACGGAAGCGACCTTGCTACAAGCGATGACAGGTATCGCGCGCTTTGTCGCGAACAAAGACCTTAAAGCCATTTTGAAAGAGACCGACGGCCTTGGCACAGAAGCAACCCGTGCGGGCATTTTAGATACTCTATTCAAAAGGCAACTGCTAACGCGCCAAGGTAAGAGCATTCATAGTAGCCCTGCGGGCAGAGGTTTGATTCATGCTTTACCTGAGGGCTCGACCTTTCCCGACATGACAGCTCACTGGGAGCATCAGTTGCAAGGCATGGCTGAACGAAATCAAGCGTATCAACCTTTCATGCAAGCGCTAGAAAGCAAGATTGATGGTTTGATGGGCAAGGTAAAAACAGGCGAAGTTCCTGAGTCTCTGCGTCATCTTCCTAAAGTCGAAAGACCGGCTTTTAAACGTCGCAAAGGCGGTGGTGCGAAGTCTTCTGCTAACAAAGGTACGTATGCTAAAAAAGGGACTTACGCTAAGAAGGGCACTAAAAGCTAA
- the yejK gene encoding nucleoid-associated protein YejK, which produces MSLHLSNVILHQLSKNDQEELIVNYRAESLENDASSESLVAELHRVFNSKAGKGFGSFKSDSEFQQSLHEFRAGEQSFYDFSQKSALRLKDELSKYPFADEGTLVLAEYQSLATDYLFIGLLPSNQSLKVTEGLDISATDYLDISKMDIVARLDLSTYDTDKESNRYLTYIKGRVGRKVADFFLDFLQAEVGLDAKQQNQVLMQAVEDFVSDSKLEKEEAISYKKQVADYCNEQLKAGDEVQVRELSGELPASTDGTSFFDYTSEQGYELEESFPADRATMRKLTKFVGAGGGLNVSFDSLLLGERIFYDPETDTLTIKGTPPNLRDQLTRNKS; this is translated from the coding sequence ATGAGCCTTCACCTTTCCAACGTAATTTTACACCAACTAAGCAAGAACGATCAGGAAGAGCTGATTGTTAACTATCGTGCTGAATCTCTAGAGAACGATGCTTCATCTGAAAGCCTAGTGGCTGAGCTTCACCGCGTGTTCAACTCAAAAGCAGGCAAAGGGTTTGGTTCTTTCAAATCCGACAGCGAATTCCAGCAGTCGTTGCATGAATTTCGAGCTGGGGAGCAAAGTTTCTATGATTTCTCTCAAAAAAGTGCTCTACGTCTAAAAGATGAACTTTCAAAGTATCCATTTGCTGATGAAGGCACGTTGGTGTTAGCTGAATATCAATCACTGGCAACAGACTACCTTTTCATTGGTTTACTGCCTTCGAACCAAAGTTTGAAAGTCACAGAAGGTCTCGACATTAGCGCGACTGACTATCTTGATATTTCAAAGATGGACATCGTGGCACGCCTTGATCTTTCAACATACGATACAGACAAAGAGTCAAACCGTTACCTTACTTATATAAAGGGGCGTGTTGGTCGTAAAGTCGCAGATTTCTTCTTAGATTTTCTACAAGCTGAAGTGGGTTTAGACGCCAAGCAACAAAACCAGGTATTGATGCAAGCGGTAGAAGATTTTGTTTCTGACTCTAAGTTAGAGAAAGAAGAGGCGATCAGCTACAAAAAGCAAGTTGCGGATTACTGTAACGAACAGCTAAAAGCGGGTGATGAGGTTCAAGTTCGTGAGCTTTCTGGAGAACTGCCAGCGAGCACTGATGGCACAAGCTTCTTTGACTATACTAGTGAGCAAGGCTACGAGTTAGAAGAAAGTTTTCCAGCTGATCGCGCAACTATGCGTAAACTAACAAAATTTGTTGGTGCTGGTGGCGGTTTGAATGTTAGTTTTGATAGTCTACTTCTTGGTGAACGTATCTTTTACGATCCAGAGACTGACACACTAACCATTAAAGGCACACCACCTAACTTACGTGACCAACTGACTCGCAATAAGTCATAG
- a CDS encoding methyl-accepting chemotaxis protein → MNLTDKERSWLNWFGVTGKLAMRRACFLNRSRTRELEQAFESIAHTRVKLLHNWVKNQWDFLEDSAVYLASRNEEQAEDTLASLLKRSSDFSELAIIDGKGIAQASSFQEHVGIAIGDKKAISNAKQRYLHGPYMDSRTLNVGASSSSFHDQVTLMFYVPFSRDDNTQQFLCGRVPNDVISDIIQREAGHIYSESGDNYIFMVDSIHDPHIQPGVALSRSRFEDNTFSHGENLKQGISTDWGTVKIQQHTEFEIRFTDPATNQLHPGVRETIENGSNLFVGYPGYSDYRHIPVIGKGLTFQLDGSPDTFGMMCESDLEEVYRDRSLSYTLSKHFIGCMSLPIFIPLLLSNLYSLSPYLQSGLMFACAIVSLGLFRWISAKPLADKVHEMTGVMQTLAEGDGNLSRRLDPTTFSHNELGNLGRWTNSFIDNLDNTVSELVHASHEVREVSESMFRRSVVMSQTSDEASQALSNMLQLSQYQQSEITHATVSATQMDVVMKQAVLNAEEEYNQSVEGMEIVRNIVESSANSVNEVNNEMSKVSDIIDIITDITAQTNLLALNAAIESARAGEHGRGFSVVASEVRTLADRTSQAANHISDLMKELHSKSRSAVESMEQGVENVSKGNLTVDSNARSEQIQAAVSELFTTMSNLDENSQQNGQTADKAQRSISDLQLSTKQLARRVSLMGNALSRLDQLIGRFEVSRKVA, encoded by the coding sequence ATGAACCTGACGGACAAGGAACGCAGTTGGCTTAATTGGTTTGGTGTGACAGGTAAACTGGCAATGCGAAGAGCCTGTTTTCTAAATCGAAGTAGAACAAGAGAGCTTGAGCAAGCATTTGAAAGCATCGCTCACACTCGCGTTAAACTGCTTCACAATTGGGTCAAGAATCAATGGGATTTCCTAGAGGACTCTGCTGTTTATTTAGCGAGTCGAAATGAAGAGCAAGCTGAGGATACGTTAGCGAGCCTGCTCAAACGCAGTTCGGATTTTTCTGAGTTGGCGATCATTGATGGCAAAGGCATCGCACAAGCTTCGAGTTTTCAAGAGCATGTGGGTATTGCTATCGGAGATAAAAAAGCAATATCAAATGCAAAGCAGCGCTATCTACACGGGCCGTATATGGACTCGCGCACTTTGAATGTAGGAGCATCAAGCTCTTCGTTTCATGACCAAGTCACATTGATGTTTTATGTGCCGTTCTCTCGAGACGATAACACACAGCAGTTCTTGTGTGGCAGAGTGCCCAATGATGTGATTAGCGATATCATTCAACGAGAAGCTGGGCATATCTACAGTGAGTCGGGTGATAACTATATCTTTATGGTGGACTCGATTCATGATCCACATATTCAACCAGGTGTTGCACTATCTCGTTCTCGTTTTGAAGATAACACTTTTTCTCATGGTGAGAATTTAAAGCAAGGAATCAGTACTGACTGGGGAACGGTCAAGATTCAACAACACACTGAGTTCGAAATTCGCTTTACCGATCCGGCCACTAATCAACTTCATCCGGGGGTCAGGGAAACCATTGAAAATGGGAGCAACCTGTTTGTTGGATACCCCGGTTATTCAGACTACCGTCATATACCAGTTATTGGAAAAGGGCTTACATTTCAGCTGGACGGATCTCCAGACACCTTTGGGATGATGTGTGAATCCGATTTGGAAGAAGTCTATAGAGACCGAAGCTTGAGTTATACCCTATCTAAGCATTTTATCGGGTGTATGTCGTTACCCATCTTTATTCCGCTATTGCTCTCCAACCTTTATTCACTTTCGCCTTACTTACAAAGTGGCCTTATGTTCGCTTGCGCAATAGTGAGCTTAGGCCTATTCAGATGGATCAGCGCCAAACCGTTAGCGGATAAAGTTCATGAGATGACAGGGGTAATGCAAACCTTAGCGGAAGGCGATGGCAATTTAAGTCGGAGACTCGACCCAACCACATTCAGTCATAATGAACTTGGTAATTTGGGGCGTTGGACCAACAGTTTTATCGATAATTTGGATAATACGGTTAGTGAGTTGGTTCATGCTAGTCATGAAGTCAGAGAAGTTTCAGAGTCTATGTTCCGCCGCAGTGTGGTAATGAGCCAAACTAGCGACGAGGCATCACAGGCGTTAAGTAATATGCTGCAATTGAGTCAGTATCAACAGAGTGAAATTACCCATGCGACTGTATCGGCAACGCAAATGGATGTGGTAATGAAGCAAGCTGTTCTTAATGCGGAAGAGGAATACAATCAGTCTGTCGAAGGTATGGAGATTGTTCGGAATATCGTAGAAAGCTCAGCGAACAGTGTTAATGAGGTGAATAATGAAATGTCCAAAGTGTCTGACATTATAGACATCATTACTGACATTACCGCGCAGACTAATCTTTTAGCCTTGAATGCGGCCATCGAGTCGGCAAGAGCGGGTGAACACGGGAGAGGATTCTCTGTCGTCGCATCTGAAGTCAGAACTCTGGCTGACCGGACATCCCAAGCCGCTAATCATATTAGTGACCTAATGAAAGAGCTACATAGTAAGTCTCGTAGTGCTGTTGAGTCTATGGAGCAAGGCGTTGAGAATGTGAGTAAAGGAAACTTAACAGTAGACTCAAACGCTCGCAGTGAACAAATTCAAGCGGCGGTTTCTGAGCTCTTTACCACGATGTCTAACCTAGATGAAAATAGTCAGCAGAATGGGCAGACTGCCGATAAGGCACAACGGTCTATATCTGACTTGCAACTCTCTACTAAACAATTAGCACGTAGAGTGTCTTTAATGGGGAATGCGTTAAGCCGATTGGATCAATTAATCGGACGCTTTGAAGTGAGCAGAAAAGTTGCTTGA